Proteins co-encoded in one Natronorubrum daqingense genomic window:
- the pdhA gene encoding pyruvate dehydrogenase (acetyl-transferring) E1 component subunit alpha — protein MSQDVLESGLFERAPDDPIRVLDSDGEVVSAALEPDLDVETLLWMYRDMRFSRRFDERMISLQRQGRLGTYASLAGQEGSQIGSTYALADDDLLSYQYREHGAVIARELPWEYLLYWMGHEDGNAALAELDVFPLNISIGGHLPHAVGWSWAAKRNDDERVSVVHFGDGSTSEGDFHEAMNFAGVFDTPTVFFCNNNQWAISVPRGAQTASATLAQKADAYGFAGVQVDGMDPLASYVVTAAAREKALEPGDEQLRPTLIEAIQYRYGAHTTADDPSAYRDDDEVEQWRERDPIDRFEAYLRNRDLLTDDRIESIDEEIETTLEDLLEQAEGAHADPRELFEYTYETPTPRLEEQRAELERLRETHGDEELLEDE, from the coding sequence ATGTCACAGGACGTCCTCGAGAGCGGGCTCTTCGAGCGAGCCCCTGACGACCCGATTCGGGTGCTCGACAGCGACGGCGAAGTCGTCTCGGCCGCTCTCGAGCCGGATCTCGACGTCGAAACGTTGCTCTGGATGTACCGGGATATGCGATTCTCCCGTCGATTCGACGAACGGATGATCAGTTTGCAGCGACAGGGGCGACTCGGAACGTACGCCTCGCTCGCCGGGCAGGAAGGCTCCCAGATCGGCTCGACGTACGCGCTCGCGGACGACGATCTGCTGTCCTACCAGTACCGAGAACACGGCGCGGTTATCGCTCGAGAGCTCCCCTGGGAGTACCTGCTCTACTGGATGGGCCACGAGGACGGCAACGCGGCGCTCGCCGAACTGGACGTCTTCCCGCTCAACATCTCCATCGGCGGGCACCTCCCACACGCCGTCGGCTGGTCGTGGGCGGCGAAGCGAAACGACGACGAGCGCGTGAGCGTCGTCCACTTCGGCGACGGCTCGACCTCGGAAGGCGATTTCCACGAGGCGATGAACTTCGCGGGCGTCTTCGACACGCCGACCGTCTTCTTCTGTAACAACAACCAGTGGGCGATTTCGGTCCCGCGAGGGGCACAAACAGCCAGCGCGACGCTGGCCCAGAAGGCTGACGCCTACGGCTTCGCTGGCGTCCAGGTCGACGGCATGGACCCCCTCGCGAGTTACGTCGTCACGGCGGCCGCTCGAGAAAAGGCGCTCGAACCCGGCGACGAGCAGTTACGCCCGACGCTGATCGAAGCGATCCAGTATCGATACGGCGCGCACACGACCGCCGACGACCCGTCGGCCTACCGCGACGACGACGAGGTCGAACAGTGGCGCGAGCGCGATCCAATCGACCGGTTCGAAGCCTACCTGCGCAATCGAGACCTGCTCACCGACGATCGGATCGAATCGATCGACGAGGAGATCGAAACGACGCTCGAGGACCTCCTCGAGCAGGCCGAAGGAGCCCACGCGGATCCTCGAGAGCTATTCGAGTACACCTACGAGACGCCCACGCCGCGACTCGAGGAACAGCGGGCCGAACTCGAGCGGCTTCGAGAGACGCACGGCGACGAGGAGTTACTCGAGGACGAGTAA
- a CDS encoding APC family permease produces MSDTTDSESTTLSSSIGLVGVLALLVGNAIAVPIFVLPGPLAGTSGPSLVLAIVLAAIPASFVVLYNALLGSAMPVAGGLYVYISRLTAPYWGFLVPFTIPLVAWASLLITATGFAEYTRIFFDVPSLLLIYVLLGFVLVINLIGLRMVAQVQILFFLGLVVTLLVFIVPGLGSVETANYTPFFPDYGAFALAVVALFYPFLGFGLLIELGEEIEDPGRTIPLVLGFGIGIVALFYVALIAVLVGVVPYTNLGSEADLALAAATFLPWWGEYVVATGAIFAVVTTVNTTLLVFSRTLMRASRDGVFPEFLATIHPRFETPHYAILVLGLPPFVLVPLAGEIVGLSTFIGLASLTAYFFCAIGLWNLPREFPEHYANAPFRLRRYRGLLFAVVGGGVVTGAFWLVTLFQQPVVGVVLIGWFILAYCYYRYRLRSSDRAAVYRTMTTLDVHERVDTSGEHGDD; encoded by the coding sequence ATGAGCGACACCACTGACAGCGAGTCGACGACGCTCTCCTCGAGCATCGGGCTGGTGGGCGTGCTCGCGTTGCTCGTCGGAAACGCGATCGCCGTTCCGATCTTCGTGTTACCGGGTCCACTGGCCGGAACGTCGGGGCCCTCGCTCGTGTTAGCTATCGTGCTGGCGGCGATTCCGGCGAGTTTCGTCGTGTTGTACAACGCGTTGCTCGGCTCAGCGATGCCCGTCGCTGGGGGACTGTACGTCTATATTTCGCGGCTGACAGCGCCCTACTGGGGGTTTCTGGTTCCGTTTACGATCCCGCTCGTGGCGTGGGCGTCACTTTTGATCACGGCGACGGGGTTCGCCGAGTACACGCGCATCTTCTTCGACGTGCCGTCGTTGTTGCTCATTTACGTCTTGCTCGGATTCGTACTCGTCATCAACCTCATCGGACTCAGGATGGTCGCACAGGTACAGATCCTGTTTTTCCTCGGACTCGTCGTCACCCTGCTCGTCTTCATCGTCCCGGGGCTAGGGTCCGTCGAGACGGCCAACTACACGCCGTTTTTCCCCGATTACGGCGCGTTCGCGCTCGCCGTCGTCGCCCTATTCTACCCGTTTCTGGGCTTTGGCTTGCTCATCGAACTCGGCGAGGAGATCGAAGATCCCGGCCGGACGATTCCCCTCGTCCTTGGATTCGGAATCGGGATCGTCGCGCTGTTCTACGTGGCGCTCATCGCGGTTCTCGTCGGCGTCGTTCCGTACACGAATCTCGGCAGCGAAGCCGACCTCGCACTCGCCGCCGCGACGTTCCTCCCCTGGTGGGGCGAGTACGTCGTCGCTACCGGCGCAATCTTCGCGGTCGTGACCACGGTGAACACGACGCTGCTCGTTTTCTCGAGAACGCTCATGCGAGCGAGTCGTGATGGCGTGTTTCCCGAGTTCCTCGCGACGATCCACCCGCGTTTCGAGACGCCTCACTACGCGATTTTGGTCCTCGGGCTCCCGCCGTTCGTGCTCGTGCCCCTCGCCGGCGAAATCGTCGGCCTGTCGACGTTCATCGGCCTCGCTAGTCTCACCGCGTACTTCTTCTGTGCGATCGGCCTCTGGAACCTCCCTCGAGAGTTCCCCGAGCACTACGCGAACGCCCCGTTCCGACTCCGTCGGTACCGGGGCCTCCTGTTCGCCGTCGTCGGCGGCGGGGTCGTTACGGGCGCGTTCTGGCTCGTCACGCTCTTTCAGCAACCCGTCGTCGGCGTCGTCCTGATCGGCTGGTTCATCCTCGCGTACTGCTACTACCGCTATCGGCTCCGGAGTAGCGATCGAGCGGCGGTCTACCGGACGATGACGACGCTCGACGTCCACGAACGAGTCGATACGTCGGGAGAGCACGGTGACGATTGA
- a CDS encoding ferritin family protein codes for MPTKYTPTEMMNRESRSNRYYRNAVERHWDPGEIDLERDVERLLEYIEGAENYDEQSWDRTLNGIAKFGAGEDAVTEDLAPLATVLEDIDDQLFLTTQLYEEAKHADFFDRYWREVVWAVEDELGWERSNPRDDKWFNEPYVELFDRNKKAQYRLLEDDTPENRAKAYCHYHLTVEGILAQTGYYGMQTSYGGEFEELPHLPGLVEGFTKIRSDEGRHVGFGMNQLKTLIKSEGVEPTLIENTVNELLPLVQGITEDNRYQPDEDEERVGLQDGELAAYAVDKHTDRMQQITDAAADIPDVDELVRLEGDD; via the coding sequence ATGCCAACAAAGTACACACCGACCGAGATGATGAACCGGGAGTCCCGGTCTAATCGCTACTATCGAAACGCAGTCGAACGCCACTGGGATCCCGGTGAAATCGACCTCGAGCGAGACGTTGAGCGCCTCCTCGAGTACATCGAGGGAGCGGAGAACTACGACGAACAGTCGTGGGATCGGACGCTCAACGGCATCGCGAAGTTCGGCGCGGGCGAGGACGCCGTCACAGAGGACCTCGCGCCGCTGGCGACGGTACTCGAGGATATCGACGACCAGCTGTTCTTGACGACCCAACTTTACGAGGAGGCCAAACACGCGGACTTCTTCGATCGCTACTGGCGCGAAGTCGTCTGGGCGGTCGAGGACGAACTCGGCTGGGAGCGATCGAATCCGCGCGATGACAAGTGGTTCAACGAGCCCTACGTCGAACTCTTCGACCGAAACAAGAAGGCCCAGTATCGCCTGCTCGAGGACGACACTCCCGAAAACCGCGCGAAAGCGTACTGTCACTACCACCTGACGGTCGAGGGGATCCTCGCTCAGACGGGGTACTACGGTATGCAAACCTCCTACGGCGGCGAGTTCGAGGAGTTACCGCACCTGCCGGGGCTCGTCGAGGGCTTCACGAAGATTAGAAGCGACGAGGGTCGACACGTCGGCTTCGGCATGAACCAGCTGAAGACGCTCATCAAATCGGAGGGTGTCGAACCGACGTTGATCGAGAACACCGTCAACGAACTCCTCCCGCTCGTCCAGGGAATCACCGAGGACAACCGGTACCAGCCCGACGAGGACGAAGAGCGCGTCGGTCTCCAAGACGGCGAACTGGCCGCCTACGCCGTCGACAAGCACACCGACCGAATGCAACAGATCACCGACGCCGCGGCCGATATTCCGGACGTCGACGAACTGGTTCGACTCGAGGGCGACGATTGA
- a CDS encoding DUF6517 family protein — MMNRRTVLAGAGTAGLVGLSGCLGLAGLDEHASSPAGVERAIRDDTGYEQTEVEEIPIDEGVDLLLYEESVTVLNHLTEHEKTVDMGPAGRQRGAVFLLLTTPQVSVAGQEFNPVGEMNTEELVELVEDNYDDISNITHEEDDDVSLLEQDTTQSRFSAEATFDGTDLDVYLHVTEAVESNDDLLIAIGVYPEYVQAEEEANVRSLIEGVIEDVDEMDGDGGNGDGVDDDDAESDDESDGDDQEDDEDADAIEI; from the coding sequence ATGATGAACAGAAGAACCGTCCTTGCTGGTGCTGGAACGGCAGGGCTCGTCGGTCTCTCCGGCTGTTTAGGGTTAGCCGGACTCGACGAACATGCCTCGTCCCCTGCTGGCGTCGAACGGGCTATCCGCGACGACACGGGGTACGAGCAAACCGAAGTCGAAGAAATCCCCATCGACGAGGGGGTTGATCTCCTGTTGTACGAGGAGAGCGTTACCGTGTTGAACCACCTCACGGAGCACGAGAAGACGGTCGATATGGGGCCAGCAGGTCGCCAGCGGGGTGCCGTGTTCTTGCTCTTGACGACGCCGCAGGTAAGCGTCGCCGGGCAGGAATTCAACCCCGTTGGAGAGATGAATACCGAAGAACTGGTCGAACTGGTCGAAGACAATTACGACGACATCAGCAACATCACTCACGAAGAAGACGACGACGTCTCCCTGCTCGAGCAAGATACGACTCAATCTCGATTCAGTGCAGAAGCGACGTTCGACGGCACCGACCTCGACGTCTATCTACACGTCACTGAGGCCGTCGAAAGCAACGACGATCTGTTGATCGCGATCGGTGTCTATCCGGAGTACGTGCAAGCAGAGGAAGAAGCAAACGTCCGCTCGCTGATCGAAGGTGTCATCGAAGACGTCGACGAGATGGATGGTGATGGTGGCAACGGTGATGGTGTCGATGATGATGATGCTGAATCGGACGACGAGTCAGATGGCGATGACCAGGAAGACGACGAAGATGCTGACGCCATCGAGATCTAA
- a CDS encoding long-chain fatty acid--CoA ligase, with protein sequence MMGVQLTLDKILERAVDLFPERELVTKLPDGSTHRYTYGDAYERICQLAHALDEMGLEEGARVGVVATNHYRHFELYFGPACSARSIHMCNMRLPDHHFVHTIEDAEDEVIFVDPALVEKVEANADELETVKQYVILCEEDELPETDLEPVVAYESLLAGHPTEYEWPDIDEDREYGMCHTSGTTGLPKGVPYTHRAMYLHSIMCGHVDANQVSEGDVALPVVPMFHANGWGIPYAATFAGAKQVFPSVHTDPESLAHLIDDEEVTVSAAVPTIWLEMANYLDENPDVDISNIDRLTVGGSAPPESLIRKYDEEYDAPIIQGWGMTETSPLGTLSTLRTEVEALSPEEQYEYRTMAGFPVPGMQVRIIDDDGEEVPRDGETMGELEVRSPWVTDHYHNRPEENEQAFTDDGYLRTGDIAVRDELGYVDVVDRDKDVIKSGGEWISSVQLENDLIAHEDVAEATVVGVEHERWQERPLAIVVPTADADLVADDLADHLGETFPDWWLPDAYEFIDEIPKTSTGKFDKKRLRDRFDIVLEATDEEEAEL encoded by the coding sequence ATGATGGGTGTTCAGTTAACACTTGACAAGATACTCGAGCGAGCGGTCGACCTCTTTCCCGAGCGGGAACTGGTGACGAAACTGCCGGACGGGAGCACGCACCGCTACACCTACGGCGACGCGTACGAGCGGATCTGTCAGCTCGCTCACGCGCTCGACGAGATGGGACTCGAGGAGGGAGCACGCGTCGGGGTGGTCGCGACGAACCACTATCGCCACTTCGAACTCTACTTCGGGCCTGCGTGCTCGGCGCGGTCGATTCACATGTGCAACATGCGACTGCCCGACCACCACTTCGTCCACACGATCGAAGACGCCGAGGACGAGGTGATCTTCGTCGATCCGGCGCTCGTCGAGAAAGTCGAGGCGAACGCGGACGAACTCGAGACGGTCAAACAGTACGTAATCCTCTGTGAGGAGGACGAGCTGCCCGAAACCGACCTCGAACCGGTGGTCGCCTACGAGTCGCTGCTCGCCGGCCACCCGACGGAGTACGAGTGGCCCGACATCGACGAGGATCGCGAGTACGGCATGTGTCACACCTCGGGGACGACGGGGCTCCCGAAGGGCGTCCCCTACACTCACCGGGCGATGTACCTCCACAGCATCATGTGCGGGCACGTCGACGCCAACCAGGTGAGCGAGGGTGACGTCGCCCTGCCGGTCGTGCCGATGTTCCACGCCAACGGCTGGGGAATCCCATACGCCGCGACGTTCGCCGGCGCGAAACAGGTGTTCCCGTCCGTCCACACCGACCCCGAGTCGCTCGCGCACCTGATCGACGATGAGGAGGTCACCGTCTCGGCGGCCGTCCCGACCATCTGGCTCGAGATGGCGAACTACCTCGACGAGAACCCGGACGTCGACATCTCCAACATCGACCGCCTTACTGTCGGGGGCTCCGCGCCGCCGGAATCACTCATCCGCAAGTACGACGAGGAGTACGACGCGCCGATCATCCAAGGCTGGGGGATGACCGAAACGTCGCCACTCGGCACACTCAGCACGCTCCGAACGGAAGTCGAAGCGCTCTCACCGGAAGAACAGTACGAGTACCGGACGATGGCGGGCTTCCCCGTGCCGGGGATGCAGGTCCGTATCATCGACGACGACGGCGAGGAAGTCCCCCGAGACGGTGAGACGATGGGCGAACTCGAGGTTCGCAGCCCCTGGGTGACCGATCACTACCACAACCGGCCGGAGGAAAACGAGCAGGCGTTCACCGACGACGGCTACCTCAGAACCGGCGACATCGCCGTACGCGACGAACTGGGCTACGTCGACGTCGTCGACCGCGACAAGGACGTGATTAAATCGGGCGGCGAGTGGATCTCGTCGGTCCAACTCGAGAACGACCTCATCGCCCACGAGGATGTCGCCGAGGCGACGGTCGTCGGCGTCGAACACGAACGCTGGCAGGAACGGCCCCTCGCGATCGTCGTTCCGACGGCTGACGCGGATCTCGTGGCGGACGACCTCGCGGACCACCTCGGGGAGACGTTCCCGGACTGGTGGCTGCCGGACGCCTACGAGTTCATCGACGAAATCCCGAAGACCTCAACCGGGAAGTTCGACAAGAAACGCCTCCGTGACCGCTTCGATATAGTGCTCGAGGCAACCGACGAGGAGGAAGCGGAACTGTAA
- a CDS encoding TIGR03885 family FMN-dependent LLM class oxidoreductase, whose protein sequence is MSFIGYHASHEQFSPSTLLEYVEQADEHGFEAALASDHFHPWSERQGESGFVWSWLGSALERTSMTFGTVNAPGYRYHPAIIAQAAATLRETYPERFWLAVGSGQLLNEGITGTDWPIKDDRNARLEESARIMRRLWDGEELTHDGQVTVERAKLYSRPETPPPVIGAALSEETARWLGTCEWVDGLITIATPDHEGVENRVEAFREHAPDKSVFLKVQLSYDKDNEAALEGAYDQWRTNCVPGAVTQELRTPEEYDELGESITREEVEANVRVSSDLEDHIEWLERDRALDVDGIYLHNVARSQSRFIEDFGERVLPELT, encoded by the coding sequence ATGAGTTTCATCGGATACCACGCCTCCCACGAACAGTTTTCACCCTCGACGCTGCTCGAGTACGTCGAACAGGCCGACGAACACGGCTTCGAGGCTGCACTCGCCTCGGACCACTTCCATCCCTGGAGCGAGCGTCAAGGCGAGTCCGGCTTCGTCTGGTCCTGGCTCGGGTCGGCACTCGAGCGAACGTCGATGACGTTCGGGACCGTCAACGCGCCGGGGTACCGGTATCACCCGGCGATCATCGCGCAGGCGGCGGCGACGCTTCGGGAAACGTATCCCGAGCGATTTTGGCTCGCCGTGGGTAGCGGCCAGTTGCTCAACGAGGGGATTACGGGCACCGACTGGCCGATCAAAGACGATCGTAACGCCCGTCTCGAGGAATCCGCACGGATCATGCGACGACTCTGGGACGGCGAAGAACTGACCCACGACGGTCAGGTTACGGTCGAACGAGCGAAACTGTACTCCCGCCCGGAGACGCCGCCGCCAGTGATCGGTGCGGCCCTCTCCGAAGAGACAGCTCGCTGGCTCGGAACGTGTGAGTGGGTCGACGGCCTGATCACCATCGCGACGCCGGATCACGAGGGCGTCGAAAACCGCGTCGAGGCCTTCCGCGAGCACGCGCCCGACAAATCGGTCTTTCTCAAGGTGCAACTGTCCTACGACAAGGACAACGAGGCGGCACTCGAGGGCGCGTACGATCAGTGGCGGACGAACTGCGTTCCGGGGGCCGTCACGCAGGAGCTTCGAACACCGGAGGAGTACGACGAACTCGGCGAGTCGATCACCCGCGAGGAGGTCGAAGCGAACGTTCGCGTTTCGAGCGATCTCGAGGACCACATCGAGTGGCTCGAGCGCGATCGCGCGCTCGATGTCGACGGAATCTACCTGCACAACGTCGCTCGATCGCAATCGCGCTTCATCGAGGATTTCGGAGAGAGAGTACTTCCCGAACTCACGTAA